The Streptomyces pratensis genomic interval GCTCACCGTCCCGCTCGGCCACGAGGATCCGGCCCGAGGGGTCTGCGAGCACCTCGCGCACTCCGTCGGGGTCGGTGCGCTGCCCCTGGAGGATGTCCGCCTCGGTGGTCCATCCGGCCCGGCTCGCATCGCCCCGGTAGGCGGACTCGACGAGTCGCACCAGGACCGGCACATCGCCCTCGGTGGCGTCGCGGAAGGTCAGTTCTGCCCGTGCCGTGGTCGGTGCGATGTCCATGTGGCTCTTCTCCGGTGGTGTGCCGCCGCTTGTGCTTTCCCGAGACTAACCCGGCCGCGGCCGGCCCCCGCAGGCCCGGGCGCGCTCCCCCAGTACTCCAATGCGCCCCGGTAGGAGCGCTTGGGACCGGGCATCGATCGGACGGACCGGCGTGATTCGCCGTAGGGGAGGTGCACTGTGCACGGACCGGCGCTGTCCGGCTGGCTGCTCATGGTCCTGTGCGGGGCCACGGGGGCGTACTGCCTGCTGCGGACCCGCAACGGCACGGAGCGGGAGCGCAGATCGGCACGGGACGAGGCACTGATGGGCTTCGGGATGGCCGCGATGGCGGTACCCGCGGCCCTGCTCACGCTCCCTGAATGGACGTGGGTGGTGTACGCGGTGGTCTTCGGCGCCGCCTCGCTGCACGCGGTGGTGCGCGCCCGGGCCGGCGGCCATCATCTGCACCATCTGGTGGGTTCGCTGGCCATGGTCTACATGGCCGTGGCCATGGCTCCGGGTGCGGCCCCCGCCTCGGGTGGTGGCCACCTGGGCCACGGAGCGGGCGCGGCCGGGGGCGTTCCGGTGCTGACGGGGGCGCTGCTGGTGTACTACGCGTTCTACGTCCTGCGCTCGGCGGGACGGCTGATACCGGCCCCCTCGCCCGTCGGCCTGCCCGCCGGTGGGCACGGCGGTGGGCACGGCGGTCCGACGCGCCCGGCATGGGGCGCCCGGCCGGAGCTTGCCCTGGCGTGCCGGCTGACGATGGGGTTGGCCATGTTCGCCATGCTGCTCACCCTGTGAGACGGAGGCGCCCGTGCACGGTGTCGTACGTCACTTGACGCGCACGGCCATACCCGTGGGCGGGCGGCACTCATAGGCTGACGCCATGTTGGTCTCCCTCGCTCTGCTGATGCTCGGCGCACTGGCCGCTGTGGTGGCCCCGGGCCTGATGGCGAGGGCCCGATGGCCGGAACGTGAGCCGGTCGTAGCCCTCTGGGTCTGGCAGTGCGTGGTCGCGGGCGTCCTGTTGTCGTTCGCGCTCTCCATGACCTTCAGCGCGGCCGCCGCCTGGCAGGCGGTCCGCGGCCATGTCTTCGCACCCGCCCCGCACGCCGTGGTCGAGGCGTACGCCCTGGGCGCGTACGGGCCGTGGTCGGCGGTCATCGCGGTGCTGCTGGCGCTGGGCGGTGTGTGGACCGCCGCGATGCTCGTGCGGGAGGTCCACAGGGCGCGCTCCCGTCGCAGGCGGCGGCGCACCGAACTGCTGGTCCGTTCCCCGCTGATGCCGGGCGAGGAACCCGGCAGCGGGCGGCTCGTGGTGCTGGAGGGAGAGCGGCCGGATGCGTGGTGGCTGCCAGGGGCGGCTCCTCAACTGGTCATCACGACGGCGGCACTCGGCCGGCTGAAGGGGCGTCAGCTCGACGCGGTGCTGGCCCACGAGCAGGGACACGCCCAGGCACGCCACGACTGGCTCCTGAACTGCTCGGGTGCGCTGGCTGCCGGATTCCCGCAGGTCCCGGTGTTCGCCGCGTTCCGCGACGAGATGCACCACCTCGTCGAACTGGCCGCGGACGACGTGGCCTCACGGCGGTTCGGGCGCCTCACGATCGCGCTCGCCCTGGTCGAACTCAACGAGGACCGTGGCGTGTTCGGCCCGGCACCGGCGTCCGGCGCCCATGTGCCGCTGAGGGTGAACCGCTTGCTGACGCCGGTGGAGCGGCTCACCGCGGGCCGTCGGCTCCGGCTGACCGCCGCCGCGGCGCTGGTGCCCGTCGTGCCCCTGCTGGTCGCCTTCGTCCCGGGACTCAGCGCCCTGGGATAGCTTCACGCGCCGGTCGTGAACGAGGATCACCCCTATGCACTCCCCTCCCCGCCCCCCGCGCGCCCGGGCCCCCTTCCTGATCACGGGCCTCGTCTGCGCCTCGTCGTCCCTCGTCCTGCTCGTACTGGTCGCGGTGTCCTGGTCACCCTTGATCTCGCTGGACACGGCGGTGGCCGAGGCGCTGCACCGCAGAGCCGTGACCGAACCGGGGCTGGTCCATCTCAACCGGGTACTGACGGACTGGGTGTGGGATCCATGGACGATGCGCGTACTGACGGCCGTCGTCGTGATCGCCCTCTGGTGGCGTGGCTCCCGGCTGCTCGCGGGGTGGGTCGCCGCGACCAGTCTGATCGCCACGCTCGTGCAGCAAGGGCTCAAGGCCGCCGTGGGCCGGGAGCGCCCTCGGTGGCTCGACCCGGTGGACTCGGCGCACTACGCGGCATTCCCCTCCGGGCACGTCATGACCGCAGCGGTGACCTGTGGGCTCCTTCTGTGGCTGCTGCGCCTGCACGGCGCACCGCAGCCCCTGTGGTGGGGCTCGCTGGTGATCGGCGTGATCTCGGTGGCCGGTGTCGCCTTCACGCGTGTCTACCTGGGCGTGCACTGGTTGAGCGACGTGGTGGGCGGGGTCGTTCTGGGAGGGACCGTGGTGGCGCTCTCCGTGGCCGGATACTCCCGGCGCACCGGCCG includes:
- a CDS encoding DUF5134 domain-containing protein, with the translated sequence MHGPALSGWLLMVLCGATGAYCLLRTRNGTERERRSARDEALMGFGMAAMAVPAALLTLPEWTWVVYAVVFGAASLHAVVRARAGGHHLHHLVGSLAMVYMAVAMAPGAAPASGGGHLGHGAGAAGGVPVLTGALLVYYAFYVLRSAGRLIPAPSPVGLPAGGHGGGHGGPTRPAWGARPELALACRLTMGLAMFAMLLTL
- a CDS encoding phosphatase PAP2 family protein, giving the protein MHSPPRPPRARAPFLITGLVCASSSLVLLVLVAVSWSPLISLDTAVAEALHRRAVTEPGLVHLNRVLTDWVWDPWTMRVLTAVVVIALWWRGSRLLAGWVAATSLIATLVQQGLKAAVGRERPRWLDPVDSAHYAAFPSGHVMTAAVTCGLLLWLLRLHGAPQPLWWGSLVIGVISVAGVAFTRVYLGVHWLSDVVGGVVLGGTVVALSVAGYSRRTGRPVRDEETPL
- a CDS encoding M56 family metallopeptidase, producing MLVSLALLMLGALAAVVAPGLMARARWPEREPVVALWVWQCVVAGVLLSFALSMTFSAAAAWQAVRGHVFAPAPHAVVEAYALGAYGPWSAVIAVLLALGGVWTAAMLVREVHRARSRRRRRRTELLVRSPLMPGEEPGSGRLVVLEGERPDAWWLPGAAPQLVITTAALGRLKGRQLDAVLAHEQGHAQARHDWLLNCSGALAAGFPQVPVFAAFRDEMHHLVELAADDVASRRFGRLTIALALVELNEDRGVFGPAPASGAHVPLRVNRLLTPVERLTAGRRLRLTAAAALVPVVPLLVAFVPGLSALG